The segment AAGCGATGAAGATGACACCCGACACGAACGTCCTGGTACGAGTTCTGGTCGGGGATGATGTCGAACAGAGCAAGGCGGCCGGAGCCGTTCTCAAGAAGGCAGACGTCGTTGCCATCTCAATCCCCGCACTGTGCGAGTTGGTCTGGGTCCTCTCACGAGGCTACGAAACTTCTGCTGAGGATATCGCGGCGTCCATCCGGCACCTCATCAGTGCCTCCAATGTGGTCGTCAACCGGGCCTTAGCTGAGGCTGGGTTGGCACTCCTCGATGCTGGTGGCGATTTTGCCGATGGCGTCATTGCTTATGAAGGTTATTGGCTTGGCGCCGAGACCTTCGTTTCATTCGATAAAAAGGCCGTGAAGCTAGT is part of the Bradyrhizobium commune genome and harbors:
- a CDS encoding type II toxin-antitoxin system VapC family toxin, which gives rise to MKMTPDTNVLVRVLVGDDVEQSKAAGAVLKKADVVAISIPALCELVWVLSRGYETSAEDIAASIRHLISASNVVVNRALAEAGLALLDAGGDFADGVIAYEGYWLGAETFVSFDKKAVKLVEASGGLARLP